One part of the Prosthecobacter vanneervenii genome encodes these proteins:
- a CDS encoding peptidoglycan recognition protein family protein, whose amino-acid sequence MHCRPLIRYIACCLPLAVLLSSCSVLNVPQNTVTKAPPGVTVDLIPSGRYARRQFRPMRPTYITIHATENYARGCGAYAHAQMLKTGSLKGRHNAIGYIGWHFTVDDHSIYQSMPVNERGEHADYDGPGNRSSIGIEMCENRGNDRSRTVDKTARLAAWLMKEYNIPLDHVVPHQHWLMIRHDDHRNLGHKNCPHFLMDRGRPGAKWQAFLNKIAAYRRAL is encoded by the coding sequence ATGCACTGCCGCCCCTTGATTCGTTACATTGCCTGCTGCCTGCCCCTGGCGGTCCTGCTGAGCTCGTGCTCAGTGCTGAATGTTCCACAAAACACGGTCACGAAGGCGCCCCCGGGCGTGACGGTGGATTTGATACCCAGCGGGCGTTACGCGCGCAGGCAGTTCCGGCCCATGCGGCCCACCTACATCACCATCCATGCCACGGAGAACTACGCGCGCGGCTGCGGTGCCTACGCTCACGCCCAGATGCTAAAGACGGGTTCCCTCAAAGGTCGGCATAATGCGATAGGCTACATTGGCTGGCATTTCACCGTGGATGACCATTCCATTTATCAAAGCATGCCGGTGAACGAGCGAGGTGAGCACGCCGACTACGACGGCCCCGGCAACCGCAGTTCCATCGGCATCGAGATGTGCGAAAACCGTGGCAATGACCGCTCCCGCACCGTGGACAAGACCGCACGCCTCGCCGCCTGGCTGATGAAGGAATACAATATACCTCTGGACCATGTGGTGCCGCACCAGCACTGGCTCATGATCCGGCACGATGACCACCGCAATCTCGGCCACAAGAACTGTCCGCATTTCCTGATGGATCGTGGACGCCCGGGGGCGAAGTGGCAGGCCTTTCTCAACAAGATCGCCGCTTACCGTCGCGCATTGTGA
- a CDS encoding AAA family ATPase, translating to MPQNLDALRLALQHSPDNAPLLMLFAEGCLEEGLLEEAEQSFQRVLKEDPANADARLGLARVALLQGKTSQAAVRAEQIISDTPSCAAAYLLLARIHITEGDLPKAKAMYDKGVALNRSLADPGIEKDLHSVKPAADDGDNSGRKRGAMTSGGGFVESVQEDSADDDGHPRGGAAFDLGVSDFGKPQLNFSGVGGMEALKEEIRMKIIYPLQHAELFKAYDKKVGGGVLLYGPPGVGKTLISKATAGEIKANFIALGLHQILDMWIGGSEKNMHEVFELARQNAPSILFFDEIDALAADRRDLRQSAGRNLINAFLTEMDGSESSNDGVLIIGATNAPWHIDPAFRRPGRFDRTLFVPPPDEAGRAAIIEVMAQKKPIGELDPRALAKKTEGFSGADLKAVFDIAIEDVMNEVMRTGKVIPLTTKDLIKAAGRHKATTKAWFESAKNYAMYSNQSGFYDDVLKHLGLMKR from the coding sequence ATGCCGCAAAACCTCGATGCCCTGCGCCTGGCGCTCCAGCACTCTCCTGACAATGCACCGCTGCTCATGCTGTTTGCGGAGGGCTGCCTGGAGGAGGGGCTGCTGGAGGAGGCGGAGCAGAGCTTTCAGCGCGTGCTGAAGGAGGACCCCGCCAATGCGGACGCACGCCTGGGGCTGGCCCGCGTGGCTCTGCTGCAGGGAAAGACCTCGCAGGCGGCGGTGCGTGCAGAGCAGATCATCTCAGACACACCCTCCTGCGCAGCGGCCTACCTGCTGCTGGCGCGGATTCACATCACCGAGGGGGATCTGCCGAAGGCCAAGGCCATGTATGACAAGGGCGTGGCTTTGAACCGCTCCCTGGCAGATCCTGGCATCGAGAAAGACCTGCACAGCGTCAAACCCGCCGCCGATGATGGCGACAACTCCGGCCGCAAGCGCGGTGCCATGACCTCCGGCGGCGGATTTGTCGAGTCCGTGCAGGAAGACAGCGCGGATGACGACGGCCATCCGCGCGGTGGTGCGGCCTTTGACCTGGGGGTGTCGGACTTTGGCAAACCGCAGCTCAATTTCTCCGGTGTGGGCGGCATGGAGGCGCTCAAGGAGGAGATCCGCATGAAGATCATCTACCCGCTGCAGCACGCGGAGCTCTTCAAGGCCTACGATAAAAAAGTGGGTGGCGGTGTGCTGCTCTACGGCCCGCCAGGTGTGGGCAAGACCCTCATCAGCAAGGCCACCGCCGGCGAGATCAAGGCCAACTTCATCGCCCTCGGTCTGCACCAGATTCTCGACATGTGGATCGGAGGCTCGGAGAAAAACATGCACGAGGTGTTTGAGCTGGCCCGGCAGAATGCGCCCAGCATCCTGTTCTTTGATGAAATCGACGCTCTCGCCGCAGACCGGCGCGACCTGCGCCAAAGCGCCGGGCGCAATCTCATCAACGCCTTCCTCACGGAGATGGATGGTTCCGAATCCAGCAACGACGGCGTGCTCATCATCGGCGCCACCAATGCGCCCTGGCATATCGATCCCGCCTTCCGCCGCCCGGGCCGTTTTGACCGCACCTTGTTTGTGCCGCCGCCAGACGAGGCCGGGCGCGCCGCCATCATCGAGGTCATGGCGCAGAAGAAACCCATCGGTGAGCTCGATCCCCGCGCACTGGCCAAAAAGACGGAGGGCTTTTCCGGCGCGGACCTGAAGGCGGTCTTTGACATCGCCATTGAGGACGTGATGAACGAGGTCATGCGCACCGGCAAGGTCATCCCGCTGACCACCAAGGATCTCATCAAGGCCGCAGGCCGCCACAAGGCCACGACGAAGGCGTGGTTTGAGAGCGCCAAAAACTACGCCATGTACTCCAATCAAAGCGGCTTCTACGATGATGTGCTGAAGCATCTCGGCCTGATGAAGCGCTGA